A window of Cucurbita pepo subsp. pepo cultivar mu-cu-16 chromosome LG06, ASM280686v2, whole genome shotgun sequence contains these coding sequences:
- the LOC111796678 gene encoding auxin-responsive protein IAA16-like: MSRRPELLDLISGDREWELNRIGVGSFVSENNKLELRLGLPGEERLAEGSSCLNFSHESDESLLSSAKLFPSCLNVRGNKRALCDEFQPHKLVFSEKTAEKVAPLIHCLGASLPSSAFQREAQKLPQPSQSLYLEHLLMPQRLDLVSEEPSKSCSLKTAEFPYLTEKSCLNNGSVPAESSEPKHHDKRASVASAVGWPPIRSFRKNFAGPRSSKPNSLVLSKEAVQDENGSKLSHCSNGQMFVKVCMDGIPIGRKLNLQAYNGYDQLSAGIDELFHCLLAAQRNYLAAEDGRKVEETTSLSDSKHENGLYTLVYYDNEGDRMLVGDVPWNMFVSTVKRLRVLRSAVVATEMK, encoded by the exons ATGAGCAGGCGTCCTGAGCTTCTTGACTTGATTTCTGGGGACAGGGAATGGGAGTTGAATAGAATTGGTGTTGGGAGTTTTGTTAGTGAGAACAATAAACTTGAGCTTAGACTTGGATTGCCTGGAGAAGAGAGGCTTGCAGAAGGAAGTAGCTGCTTGAATTTTAGCCATGAAAGTGATGAATCCCTTCTCTCTTCTGCTAAGctctttccttcttgtttGAACGTTAGAGGCAACAAAAGGGCGCTTTGTGATGAATTCCAACCCCATAAGCTGGTTTTTTCTGAGAAAACAGCTGAGAAGGTGGCTCCTCTCATTCACTGTCTTGGTGCTTCCTTACCATCTTCAGCTTTTCAGAGGGAAGCCCAGAAGCTACCTCAGCCATCACAGTCGTTATATTTAGAACATTTGTTGATGCCTCAGAGATTGGACTTGGTGTCAGAGGAGCCATCAAAGTCATGCAGCTTGAAAACAGCTGAGTTTCCATACTTAACTGAGAAATCATGTCTCAATAATGGGTCAGTTCCTGCAGAATCATCTGAACCTAAACACCATGACAAAAG GGCTTCAGTTGCATCAGCCGTTGGTTGGCCTCCCATCCGTTCTTTCAGGAAGAACTTTGCCGGCCCCCGCTCTTCAAAGCCTAACTCTCTTGTGTTGTCAAAAGAAGCTGTGCAGGATGAGAATGGCTCAAAATTATCTCACTGTTCCAACGGACAAATGTTTGTGAAAGTTTGTATGGATGGGATTCCCATTGGAAGAAAACTGAATCTCCAAGCCTATAATGGTTATGATCAACTGTCTGCTGGCATAGACGAACTCTTCCACTGTCTTCTTGCAG CACAGAGAAACTATCTAGCAGCTGAAGATGGGAGAAAGGTGGAGGAAACGACCTCGTTATCTGATTCCAAACACGAAAACGGGCTGTACACTCTAGTTTACTATGATAATGAAGGAGACAGGATGCTTGTTGGTGATGTCCCATGGAA CATGTTTGTTTCCACTGTGAAGAGGCTACGTGTGTTAAGGAGTGCTGTTGTTGCCACTGAAATGAAGTGA
- the LOC111796462 gene encoding protein SAWADEE HOMEODOMAIN HOMOLOG 1-like, giving the protein MERLRPRDRQMFSGFTKGEIAKMEKLIEESGEQLLDRDFCQKVTKRFNRSSGRAGKPVIKWMEVYDWFESRLQDFPKIEKRMSEIPKACPSNKTQESSQGPEGKKKPDLSELEFEARSSKDGAWYDVAMFLTHRFLSSGEAEVRVRFVGFGAEEDEWVNIKQAVRERSVPLEHSECQKVKAGDLVLCFQERRDQAIYYDAHIVEVQRRMHDIRGCRCLFLIRYDHDSTEEKVRLRRLCRRPAHQF; this is encoded by the exons ATGGAGCGTCTCCGGCCGAGGGACAGACAGATGTTTTCCGGGTTTACGAAGGGCGAG ATAGCgaaaatggagaaattgaTAGAGGAATCAGGAGAACAATTGCTTGATCGAGATTTTTGTCAAAAAGTTACCAAACGTTTCAA TCGGTCCTCCGGTCGTGCTGGGAAGCCTGTAATAAAGTGGATGGAG GTATACGATTGGTTTGAAAGCAGACTGCAAGACTTcccaaaaattgaaaagaggaTGTCTGAAATTCCGAAAGCTTGCCCTTCCAATAAGACTCAGGAAAGTTCTCAAGGCCCCGAAG GCAAAAAGAAACCAGATTTGTCAGAGTTGGAATTTGAAGCAAGGTCATCAAAAGATGGTGCATG GTATGATGTTGCTATGTTCCTTACACATAGATTTCTTAGTTCAGGCGAAGCT GAAGTGCGTGTCAGATTTGTTGGATTTGGAGCTGAGGAAGATGAATGGGTCAACATAAAACAGGCAGTACGAGAACGCTCTGTCCCTCTAGAACATTCAGAGTGCCAGAAGGTGAAGGCTGGGGACCTTGTACTCTGCTTCCAG gAGAGGAGGGATCAGGCAATCTACTACGATGCCCATATTGTAGAAGTCCAGAGGAGAATGCATGATATTAGGGGCTGCAGGTGTCTTTTCTTGATTCGTTACGATCATGATAGCACCGAG GAAAAAGTTCGTTTAAGAAGATTATGTCGCAGACCGGCACATCAATTCTAA
- the LOC111796448 gene encoding uncharacterized protein LOC111796448, translating to MFARSFSPATGDSSFSVMQNEQQVFLRRAVSDLSKEIERHKLSINEEVEEMKMSRIEEEEEEEVVIEQAECRCCGLKEECTKPYILEVQTFFSGKWVCGLCSEAVKERALKFPDISIGQAVEFHREFCDAFNATTRLNPKLSLTTSMRRIARKSFEKRTHDSTDFGSSSNRLSRSVSCDPKIEFVFE from the exons ATGTTTGCACGATCATTTTCTCCAGCAACAGGAGATTCATCATTTTCAGTCATGCAG AACGAGCAGCAGGTGTTTCTTCGTAGAGCGGTATCGGATTTAAGCAAGGAGATCGAACGGCACAAACTGAGCATCAACGAAGAAGTAGAAGAGATGAAGATGAGcagaattgaagaagaagaagaagaagaagtagtGATAGAACAAGCTGAATGCAGGTGCTGTGGGCTCAAAGAGGAGTGCACCAAACCCTACATTTTAGAGGTCCAAACCTTCTTCTCAGGGAAATGGGTTTGTGGGCTTTGCTCTGAAGCTGTTAAAGAGAGAGCCTTGAAGTTTCCAGACATAAGCATTGGGCAAGCTGTGGAGTTTCACAGGGAGTTTTGTGATGCATTCAACGCCACCACAAGGCTTAACCCTAAACTCTCCTTGACCACTTCCATGAGAAGGATTGCTAGAAAAAGCTTTGAGAAACGAACCCATGATTCCACTGATTTTGGCTCTTCTTCCAATAGGCTCTCTCGAAGTGTTAGTTGTGATCCTAAGATTGAGTTTGTTTTTGAGTAA
- the LOC111796492 gene encoding probably inactive leucine-rich repeat receptor-like protein kinase At2g25790: MGKGTSKTSHNPMFFFLFLSLVNQYSAALHHRLHETHLLLSFKASVSRDPSRLLSNWVPSVPTCRWNGITCSNDTDSGFSNITAVNLSGKNITATLSDSVFRLPHIQILDLSDNQFVGELPWNMFDVAVASSSLLHLNLSNNNFTGPLPTGGVSVLQTLDLSNNMISGSIPKDIGLLFSDLQFLDLGGNVLTGEIPNSVANLKSLEFLTLASNKLSGEIPTELGGMKRLRWIYLGYNNLSGQIPEEIGQLGSLNHLDLVYNKLTGKIPESFGNLTRLQYLFLYQNGLTGKIPPSIFRLVNLISLDLSDNSLSGEIPELVIHLQRLEILHLFGNNFTGKIPRALASLPRLQILQLWSNGFSGEIPELLGRRNNLTILDVSTNYLTGKIPDGLCDSKRLFKLILFSNSLTGEIPRSLCSCQSLRRVRLQHNRLSGELCPEFTKLPLLYFLDISGNQFSGRIDGNKWDLPSLQMMSLARNRFTGDLPEFIRKGKIESLDFSANEFSGSIPESIGRFSELMELNLSNNNLAGRIPSEISSCKKLVSLDLSHNQLIGEIPVIITQIPVLSFLDLSENELSGEIPPVFGRFPSLVQINISHNHFYGALPSTGAFLDINASAVAGNDLCGGDIITSKLPACENRGYNHLWWFMLVLGLAALFIATAVLVTIRRRKLTKIVQNDDGIWEVKFFDPDASKLVTVEAILSSAEADKSGILVGTNEVQFVVVKKWLAEGHFWNEVEELGRLRHPNVVRLLGACRSEKAGYLVREYVRGQYLSEAVRNFTWERRRNIALGIAGALQFLHPRCSPGVIAANFSPEKIIVDEKHQPRLLIGLSTTTISPLYFAPEAKESRDITEKSNVYTLGLILIQLVTGKGPVDRQDLVEWARYCYSDCHTDTWVDSSISGDAAAADTNQIVGFMNLALNCTAGEPMARPSPQHAYKTLLSLCRTTCCSKLLSS; the protein is encoded by the exons ATGGGGAAGGGAACATCCAAAACCTCTCATAATcccatgtttttctttctcttcctctctctggTGAATCAATATTCAGCTGCTCTCCACCACCGCCTCCATGAAACTCACCTTCTTTTATCCTTCAAAGCCTCTGTTTCCAGAGACCCATCACGCCTTCTCTCCAACTGGGTTCCTTCTGTTCCCACCTGCCGATGGAATGGCATCACATGCAGCAACGACACCGACTCTGGCTTCAGTAACATCACGGCTGTTAACCTCTCCGGCAAGAACATCACCGCCACACTCTCCGACTCTGTTTTCAGACTACCCCATATCCAAATTCTCGACCTTTCCGACAACCAATTCGTCGGGGAACTCCCTTGGAATATGTTCGACGTCGCCGTcgcctcttcttctcttctgcATTTGAATTTGAGTAACAATAATTTCACTGGCCCACTTCCCACCGGCGGCGTCTCTGTTCTTCAAACATTAGACTTATCCAACAACATGATTTCGGGTTCAATTCCGAAAGATATTGGATTGTTGTTCTCTGatcttcaatttcttgatCTGGGTGGGAATGTTTTGACCGGAGAGATTCCGAACTCTGTTGCGAATCTCAAATCGTTGGAGTTTTTAACATTGGCGTCTAATAAACTGAGCGGCGAAATTCCGACGGAATTGGGCGGAATGAAGAGACTGCGGTGGATTTATTTGGGTTACAATAATCTTTCCGGGCAAATTCCTGAAGAAATCGGCCAATTGGGTTCTTTGAATCATCTTGATCTTGTTTACAACAAGCTAACAGGGAAAATTCCAGAATCTTTTGGGAATCTAACTCGCCTTCAATATCTGTTCCTCTACCAAAATGGTCTCACCGGTAAAATTCCTCCGTCGATTTTCCGTCTTGTGAATTTGATTTCTCTGGATTTAAGCGATAATTCTCTCTCGGGAGAGATTCCGGAGCTTGTAATTCATTTACAGAGATTGGAGATTTTGCATCTGTTTGGTAATAATTTCACCGGAAAAATTCCGAGAGCTCTGGCTTCTCTGCCTCGCCTGCAGATTCTTCAGTTATGGTCGAACGGGTTTTCCGGCGAAATCCCGGAGCTACTTGGACGGCGAAACAATCTCACCATTCTCGACGTTTCAACTAATTACCTTACCGGAAAAATCCCAGATGGGCTCTGTGATTCTAAGCGCCTCTTTAAACTCATCCTCTTCTCCAACTCTCTCACCGGCGAAATTCCACGGAGTCTCTGTTCTTGCCAGAGTTTACGGCGTGTTCGGCTTCAACACAACCGTCTCTCCGGCGAATTGTGTCCGGAATTTACGAAACTGCCACTACTGTACTTTTTGGATATCTCCGGCAACCAATTTTCCGGTAGAATCGACGGCAACAAATGGGATTTGCCGTCTCTTCAGATGATGAGTTTAGCGAGGAATAGATTTACAGGGGACTTGCCGGAATTTATAAGAAAGGGTAAAATCGAGAGTTTGGATTTCTCGGCGAATGAATTTTCGGGTTCGATCCCGGAGAGTATCGGAAGGTTTTCAGAGCTAATGGAACTTAATTTGAGTAACAACAATCTCGCCGGTCGGATTCCGAGTGAAATTTCTTCCTGTAAGAAGCTCGTGAGTTTAGATTTAAGCCACAATCAGCTAATCGGCGAAATTCCGGTGATTATCACTCAAATTCCGGTTCTGAGCTTCCTCGATTTGTCGGAAAACGAATTATCCGGCGAAATCCCACCGGTTTTCGGCCGATTTCCGTCGCTTGTTCAGATAAATATTTCCCACAACCACTTTTACGGAGCGTTGCCGTCCACCGGAGCGTTTTTGGACATAAACGCCAGCGCAGTAGCCGGCAATGATCTTTGCGGCGGCGATATAATTACGAGCAAATTACCGGCATGCGAAAACCGTGGGTATAACCACTTATGGTGGTTCATGCTCGTATTGGGGCTGGCCGCGTTGTTCATTGCGACGGCAGTGTTGGTCACAATACGACGTCGTAAGCTGACAAAAATAGTGCAAAACGACGACGGAATATGGGAGGTTAAATTCTTCGATCCGGACGCGTCCAAATTGGTGACGGTGGAGGCGATTCTGTCGTCGGCGGAGGCCGACAAAAGCGGGATATTAGTGGGGACCAACGAGGTTCAATTTGTGGTCGTTAAGAAATGGTTAGCTGAAGGGCATTTTTGGAACGAAGTTGAGGAATTAGGGCGGCTTAGACACCCAAACGTAGTGAGGTTGCTCGGCGCGTGCCGGTCCGAGAAAGCTGGATACTTGGTCCGTGAATATGTCCGGGGACAATATTTGAGTGAAGCTGTCCGGAATTTCACTTGGGAACGACGTCGTAATATCGCCCTCGGAATCGCCGGCGCTTTGCAGTTTCTCCACCCCCGCTGTTCCCCCGGAGTTATTGCCGCCAATTTCTCGCCGGAGAAGATCATCGTCGATGAAAAACACCAACCCCGACTTCTCATCGGATTATCCACCACCACCATTTCTCCACTCTACTTCGCACCCG AGGCCAAGGAAAGTAGGGACATAACGGAGAAAAGCAACGTATACACATTGGGGCTGATTCTGATCCAATTGGTAACCGGAAAAGGACCCGTTGACCGGCAAGACCTGGTGGAATGGGCACGCTACTGCTACTCCGATTGTCATACCGACACGTGGGTTGATAGTTCGATTAGCGGGGACGCTGCCGCCGCTGACACGAACCAGATCGTTGGGTTTATGAACTTGGCACTGAACTGCACCGCAGGCGAGCCCATGGCGAGGCCGTCGCCACAGCATGCTTACAAAACCCTACTGTCTCTTTGTCGGACGACTTGCTGTTCTAAACTTTTGTCCTCCTAG
- the LOC111796530 gene encoding homeobox-leucine zipper protein ATHB-8-like codes for MMAVTSACKDSATKISSLDNGKYVRYTPEQVEALERLYYECPKPSSMRRQQLIRECPILSDIEPKQIKVWFQNRRCREKQRKEASRLQTVNRKLTAMNRLLMEENDRLQKQVSQLVYENSYFRQQTQNATLATTDTSCESVVTSGQQNLTPPHPPKDASPAGLLSIAEETLAEFLSKATGTAVEWVQMPGMKPGPDSIGIVAISHGCTGVAARACGLVGLEPTRVAEILKDWPSWFRDCRAVDVLNVLSTGNGGTIELLYMQLYAPTTLAPARDFWLLRYTSILEDGSLVVCERSLNNTQNGPSMPPVQNFVRAEMLSSGYLIRPCEGGGSIIHMVDHMDLEPWSVPEVLRPLYKSSTLLAQKNTMAALRLLRQISQEVSQPNVTGWGRRPAALRALSQKLSRGFNEAVNGFTDEGWSLLENDGIDDVTLLVNMSHGKTMMGANMSYSNGFPSMSNAVLCAKASMLLQNVTPAMLIRFLREHRSEWADSSIDAYSAAAIKTGQCGLPGSHAGTFGGQIILPLAQTVEHEEFMEVVKFENMSHYRDDKLMPGDIFLLQLCNGVDENTVGTSAELIFAPIDASFSDDAPILPSGFRIIPLDSGMDASSPYRTLDLASALDVGPAGNRASGDCAGQSGKSKSVMTIAFQFVFDVHLQDNVAAMARQYVRSIIASVQRVALALSPSNFGPHANLQTPAGAPEAQTLALWISQSYRCFMGMELLKNEGRESILKSLWHHTDAVMCCSLQALPNFTFANQSGLDMLETTLVALQDITLEKIFDDNGKKTLASEFPRIMQQGFICLQGGICLSSMGRAISYDKAVAWKVLNEEENAHCICFMFMNWSFV; via the exons ATGATGGCTGTCACTTCCGCCTGCAAGGATTCTGCTACCAAGATCAGCAGCTTGGATAATGGGAAGTATGTCAGGTACACACCTGAGCAAGTCGAAGCTCTTGAGAGGCTCTATTATGAATGCCCAAAACCCAGTTCAATGCGCCGCCAGCAGCTCATTCGGGAGTGCCCAATTCTCTCCGATATCGAACCCAAGCAGATCAAAGTTTGGTTCCAAAACCGGAg ATGTAGAGAGAAGCAGAGGAAGGAGGCATCCCGTTTGCAGACTGTGAACAGGAAGCTGACGGCTATGAATCGACTTCTAATGGAGGAAAATGATAGGTTGCAGAAACAAGTGTCACAGCTTGTGTATGAGAACAGCTATTTTCGTCAACAGACCCAGAAT GCGACCCTAGCCACCACTGACACAAGTTGTGAGTCTGTGGTGACAAGTGGTCAGCAGAATTTGACTCCGCCGCACCCACCAAAGGATGCCAGTCCCGCAGG ACTGTTGTCCATTGCGGAGGAGACTTTAGCAGAGTTTCTTTCAAAGGCTACTGGAACTGCTGTGGAGTGGGTCCAAATGCCTGGGATGAAG CCTGGTCCGGATTCCATTGGAATCGTTGCTATTTCTCATGGTTGCACTGGAGTTGCTGCTCGTGCATGTGGACTTGTGGGTCTTGAACCCACAAGA GTGGCTGAAATTCTTAAAGATTGGCCTTCTTGGTTTCGCGATTGCCGTGCCGTTGATGTTCTAAATGTCCTATCTACTGGAAATGGAGGAACCATTGAGCTTCTGTACATGCAG CTCTATGCACCTACTACTTTGGCACCTGCTCGTGATTTCTGGCTGCTGCGCTACACATCGATTTTGGAGGATGGTAGTCTTGTG GTCTGTGAAAGATCTCTTAACAATACTCAGAATGGTCCAAGTATGCCTCCAGTACAGAACTTTGTAAGAGCAGAAATGCTATCAAGTGGGTATTTGATAAGACCTTGTGAAGGCGGTGGATCAATAATCCATATGGTTGATCACATGGACTTAGAA CCATGGAGCGTGCCTGAAGTGTTGCGGCCATTATACAAGTCATCTACTCTGCTTGCTCAGAAGAACACAATGGCA GCATTACGCTTGTTGAGACAGATTTCACAAGAAGTTTCTCAACCAAATGTTACTGGTTGGGGAAGAAGGCCTGCTGCTCTTCGTGCTCTTAGTCAGAAATTGAGCAG AGGTTTCAACGAAGCAGTAAACGGGTTTACAGACGAGGGATGGTCTTTGTTAGAAAATGATGGCATTGATGATGTTACACTTCTTGTAAACATGTCTCATGGCAAGACAATGATGGGTGCAAATATGTCATATTCTAATGGCTTTCCATCTATGAGCAATGCCGTGCTTTGTGCGAAAGCATCGATGTTATTACAG aatGTCACTCCAGCAATGCTCATTAGGTTCTTGAGAGAACACCGTTCAGAATGGGCAGACAGCAGTATTGATGCTTACTCAGCTGCAGCAATCAAAACCGGCCAGTGTGGTTTACCAGGGTCTCATGCTGGAACTTTTGGGGGTCAGATTATTCTTCCCTTGGCACAAACAGTTGAGCATGAAGAG TTTATGGAAGTTGTTAAATTCGAAAACATGAGCCACTACAGAGACGATAAACTCATGCCTGGTGACATCTTCCTCCTCCAA CTTTGCAACGGTGTGGACGAGAATACGGTTGGTACTTCTGCTGAACTCATCTTTGCTCCGATCGACGCCTCTTTTTCCGATGATGCACCAATTCTACCATCTGGCTTCCGCATCATTCCTCTCGATTCTGGCATG GATGCTTCAAGTCCATACCGCACGCTTGATCTTGCTTCGGCTCTTGACGTTGGACCTGCTGGGAATAGAGCTTCTGGAGACTGTGCTGGTCAATcaggaaaatcaaaatctgTGATGACAATTGCATTCCAATTTGTATTTGATGTTCACCTTCAAGATAATGTAGCAGCAATGGCACGGCAGTATGTCCGGAGCATTATAGCGTCTGTTCAGAGGGTGGCGCTGGCTCTTTCGCCTTCGAATTTCGGTCCTCATGCTAACCTTCAGACACCGGCTGGTGCTCCTGAAGCACAAACACTTGCTCTTTGGATCTCTCAAAGCTATAG GTGCTTTATGGGCATGGAATTACTGAAAAATGAAGGACGAGAATCCATTCTCAAATCCCTTTGGCATCACACAGATGCAGTCATGTGCTGCTCTTTGCAG GCCTTGCCAAATTTCACATTCGCTAATCAATCTGGACTCGACATGCTCGAGACGACCTTGGTGGCTCTCCAAGACATTACTTTGGAGAAGATTTTTGATGATAATGGAAAGAAAACTTTAGCCTCAGAGTTCCCACGGATAATGCAGCAG GGCTTCATTTGTCTTCAAGGGGGTATCTGCTTGTCAAGCATGGGAAGGGCAATATCCTACGACAAAGCTGTGGCATGGAAGGTtttgaatgaagaagaaaacgcTCACTGTATTTGCTTCATGTTTATGAACTGGTCTTTTGTTTGA